The Chloroflexota bacterium genomic sequence CCCGCGACCGCGTGCCGATCATCGTCGCGACGGTCGCGTTCGGCATGGGCGTCGACAAGCCGGACGTGCGGCTGGTGGTGCACACGAGCCTGCCGAAATCGGTGGAGAGCTACTACCAGGAGACAGGACGGGCCGGGCGCGACGGGCTGCCGAGCGAGTGCGTGCTGCTTTTCTCGTACGGCGACAAGGTGCGGCAGGAGTTCTTCATCAAGCGAATTGAGGATGAGGGGGAGCGGCGGAACGCGCAGGAGAAACTGGACCAGATGGTGCGGTTTGCGGAGCTCCACACGTGCCGCCGGCGGTACCTGCTGGAGTATTTTGGCGAGCGGTGGGACGTGGAGGACTGCGGCGGGTGCGACGTTTGCCTGGCGTCGCAGGAGCGCGGGGAGTTTGACGCGACGGAGATCGCGCAGAAGGCGCTTTCCGCTGTCGTGCGGACGGGGGAGCGGTACGGGGCGGCGCATTTTACGGGGGTGCTGGTGGGCAGCCGGGAGAAGCGCATCCTGGCGGCGGGGCACGACGAGCTGAGCGTCTACGGCATCGTCAAGGACCTTGACCGGGGCCAGCTGCGGGAGGTGCTCGGGCTGCTGCAGGCGCGGGGGCTGCTGGCGCTGAACGACGGGGAGTACCCGACACTGCGGGTGACGGAGGCCGGACGGGAGTTCCTTCAGGGGCGCGCGAGGCTGTCGCTGCCGGTGCTGCGGACGGAGAGGCGGGCGGCGGCGAGGCTGTTCGACGGGGAGTCGATGGAGTATGACGCGGAGCTCTTCGAGGCGCTGCGGGCGCTGCGGCGGCGGTTGGCGGACGAGCAGGACGTGCCGGCGTTCGTGGTGTTCGGCGACGTGTCGCTGCGGCACATGGCGGCGTCGCGGCCGGTGACGGCGGAGGCGTTTGCGCGGGTGCCAGGCGTCGGGCAGGCGAAGCTGGCGGCGTATGGCGAGGCGTTCACGGACGCCGTCCGGCGGTACGTCGAGGAGCACGGGATTGCGGCGGCGGATGAGGCGTCGGCGCCGACGCTCTTCGGCGGTCCGGCGCGGGCGAACGGGCAGCGGCGGTCGACGCGCGACAACACGCGGGAGCTGCTGGCGCGGGGGCTGTCGGTGGAGGCGATCGCGAAGGAGCGGGGGATCTCGGCGAAGACGGTGCTGGGGCACATCGAGAGCCTGGACCGCGCGGGGGAGGCGCTGGAGGTGGGGCACCTGGCGCCGACGCCGGAGCGGATGCGGCGTATCGAGGAGGCGTTCGGGGTGTGCGGGAGCGCGTTTCTGCGGCCGGTGTGGGAGTACCTCGGGTCGGAGTTTGGGTACGACGAGATTCGGGTTGCGCGGGTATGTTTGCGGCAGGCGGGGCGGTTGGAGGGGTAGGGCCCATCCCCGTATCGAGTACGTGGTAAGCTCTAGACTTGCCCCTGAGGGGGACTGGACTCTTGCGACGCTTGAGCGGTAGGGCTTGCAGACATTCGAAGGTGGGGGCTGATTTCATGAGTGGACGTCTTCCGTTTGGGGAACTTACCAAGGGGTTCTCGAAGGAGCGGCGAGACCGCATCGAGGCGATCAAGGCCGAGCTGGTGGCTGAGTTGCCGGTGCAACAGGAACCGTTTCAGCAGGAGGGGCGGCTGGCTGGGGAATAGGACGGGGCCTTCGACGGGCTCGGGGTGTACGGGCCTCACCGCCCTTCCCCTCCCCCCCCCCGCGCCACCCCTGGATCCCGGCCTCCGCCGGGATGGAGGGGGGGGGGGTGCGGTCCTCTTACAGGCTAGAGGCTAGCGAACCCCCACTGCCCTTCCCCTCCCACCCCGCGCCACCCCTAAATCCCGGCTTCCGCCGGGATGGAGGTTGGGGGGTAGACGGGCTGTTGAAAGCCTCGGGGGGGAGCGCCCCCACTGCCCCTCCCCTCTGGATTCCTGCCTGCGCAGGAATGACGTAGTTGGGGTCGATGGCGGCAGTTGAATGTGAGCTAGCGCTTTAGGAGGAGGGCTTGGCAGAACTTGGCGGTGTCGTAGAGGTCTGGGATGTCTACGTACTCGCGGGTGGTGTGCATTAGGTTGGTGGACATGCCTACCACGACGGCGGGGATGCCGTGGCGGTTGAAGACGTTGGCGTCTGTGCCGCCGCCGGTGGGCTTGAGGTCGGGGCGGAGGCCGAGGTCGCCGAGGACGCCGGTGGCGCGCTGGACCATGACGTGGTCGTTGGGTAGGTGGTAGGTGTGGAACTGGACGTTGAGGTCGCCGACGATCTTGGCCTCGGTGTAGTCCTCGCGGGCCTTCGAGAGGGCGCCCTCTACCTGGAGGCGGAGGAGCTCGAGGGTCTCGGTGTTGCGGGAGCGGAACTCGCCGGAGAAGAAGGCCTCCTCGGGGACGGCGTTTCGGACGCTGCCGCCGGAGATTAGGCCGACGTTGATGGTGGTCTCGTCGTCCATGCGGCCCTGTGGGAGGCGGCCGATGATGTCGGCGGCGATGCGGATGGCGTTCAGACCCTTCTCGGGCTCGACGCCGGCGTGGGCGGAGCGGCCTGTGACGTGGACGTCGAAGCCGACGTAGGTGGGGCTGGCGGTGATGACGGTGTTGACGGGGCCGTTGCCGTCGAAGACGACGGCCTGACGGGCCTGCACCATGGAGAAGTCGAGATTCCAGGCGCCGACGAGGCCGATTTCCTCGCCGCGGGTGAAGACGAGCTGGACGGGGATGCGCTGGAGGCCGTCTTCGCGGACGGACTCGAGGGCCTCGAGGATGGCGGCGATGCCTGCCTTGCAGTCGCCGCCGAGGATGGTGGCGCCGTCGGTGTGGACCTCGTCACCGACGACGCGGGGCTTGATGCCGCGGCCGGGCTCGACGGTGTCCATGTGGGCGGAAAGCATGAGGGGATCGGAGCCCTCCTCGGATGCGAGGAGGTTGCCGTGGGCGTCGCGGGCGATGGTGAAGCCGAGGTCGGTGAGGCGGCGGGTGAGGTCCTGGGCCATCTCCTCCTCCTCGCCGGAGGGGGAGTCGATCTGCACGATGTCGCAGAAGGTGGTTACGAGTCGGTCCTTGTCCAGCATGTCGGCCTCCGGGCGCGGGGTGGGCGAGTGTTGGGGGCATTGTACAGGATGGGGCGTACATTGTTGTGGATTTGTGAGGCGCATAGAATGAGGCGGAAGTGGTGTGAGGAGCAGCAATGCCGATAGAAAGAAACAAGGTTGAAGCAGGGGCCTTTAATGGAGATCTTGCGCTCCCTTTTGAACTACGGCTTCAAGACTTCCAGATGGCCATGCAGGATGTCTACGATTTCTTCTACGACGTCAATTCAAACTTGACAGGGAAAGGACTTCTACGGCTAGACGACTTCTTGCGGCCAGCCATTCTGTCCGGGGTGCTGTCCGACATGTTGACGGCGAGTCTGGCAAAGCACTCACGTGTTCTAAGGGAAAACCGCTATCACAACGGTCACCCCGACTTAATTGTCCAAGGAATCTACCCGAACAATGCGGTTAAGGCTGGAACGGACGGTGTTGAGATCAAGACCACTCGCAAGATTGGTGGCGCTGTTGACACTCACGGGGCGAGGAATCAATGGCTGTGTGTCTTTGTCCACAAAGTTGACACAGATTCCGAACCGGCTTTGGATAGACAGCCCATGACATTTACTGAAGTGTACTGCGGGGAAGTCACCGTCGATGACTTTCGCCGTAATGCTAGAAGTGAGTTAGGTACGCGGACGGCGACCTTGCACAAGGAAGGTATCCAGCGCTTTAGGAAAAGCTGGGTCTACCGGCTGCCAAGCTAGCGAGTTCTTGGGCAGTATCGGACCAGCTTCGGGATTGACTCCATTGCCATGCAGAAGTAGTGACTGTCTTTTTCTATGCCAACACTGGCATAGCCAACCGACTCGGCAGCTGCCAACGTAGAACCTGCGCCTGCAAAGGGGTCGAGGATCACGCCCTCACCAAGGGGCAATACTGAACGGACTAACATCCTTAGAAATGCTTGAGGCTTCAAACTTGGATGAGGGGCCAAGAGCCGTTCGGACTTTCTTGTAGGGGCGGAAACAACTACGTCGCCGAAAGGTCTGTCCTTGTCAGGGCGCCGGAACCCGCCGGTGCGCCATTTCCTCAGGTTGTCCTGGACCCGGCCTTCCAATGGCTTGCGGTAGACCAACCAGGGTTCCCACATGGAGCGGGGCATGACACTAACATCGGGGAACTCGTCCTGAGCGGCTTTGGGGCGGTCGCCGCCGCGCATGGTCATAGTCAACCGGACGATCTCGCCGCGACGCTCCATCCCCGCGTCCGCCAGTGCGTTTGACACCAAGTAAGAGACTAGTGGGTTGGATGCGACTATCACATGAGCTCCGGGAACGAGCTTGGGCAAAAGCAGACGGCCCCAAACGAAGAAGAACCCCCTTATGGCGTTCAATTGCTCTACCGTAAGAGTGGTGAAGCGGGGAAGGGGGGAACGGGTATGACCGTCAAAAGACGGGGGAATGCGCCAAACGCCCCCGCGTCCTTCTCTAAGCTTGGCTTGCTGTTCGTGTGAGTACTCATGAAGACCGTAAGGGGGATCGGTGACCACTGCGTGGAAGCTGTTGTTCTCCTGTTGGGTCAGCCAGTCAAAGCAGTCAGCGTGGTGCAGGGTCGCACTACTGTAGATGAAGGAGGGTTCCGAGTCCTCCTGGAAGCCTAGTTCGCGCTGAAGTCCGAAGTCGGGCTCCGACCGAAGCGAGTAGATGCCTCGGTCTTCCCTGACGAACGTATCGGGTGTGTTGAGGCGTAGGTAGGAACGGATTGAGGACTCGTTGGTTGGCCCGACAACCTGGCAGAAGCGGTCTTGGATTTCCTTGATCGTGAGCGCCTTGGACGTGTGCGACATGACCTGCAAAATGCCGTCCCGCACGCGCCCCGGGGCGTATCTGACCTGCTCTTCCGCCATCTTGGCGTACAGATTAGACGTCTGGACGTCAAGCTGTCAATGGTGTAATTGTAGAGAATAGGTAACTCAGTCTGGGCGGCGCGGGTTATCTCGCGGTTTCTCCGGCGCGGTCTTCTGCTACGCGGCGGTCCGTTTCCTCCCAGAAGCGCTGGAGGGAGGCGTCCGCGCGAGAGTAGTCGTAGGAGTGGTAGCGGCCCTGGCGGAGGCGGACGACGTCGCCGTTGAAGTAACGCTCGTAGAGGATCTGGCGGGAGCCGAACTGGGTGCCGATGAAGTCCCAGATGAGGCGGAAGAGCCGGACGCGGTCGTAGGCGCCGGACTGGGCGCCCTGGAAGTACTTGTCGATGAGGGGCCGCATGGCGCCGCCGAAGTCGTCCTCGGTGGGGGTGAGCATGAGGCCGGCGGCGGCGAGCTGCTGGAGGATGTCGGTGACGCGCTGGTAGGCGTCCGGGGCCCAGTGGCGCATGGCGTGGCAAGGCTCCGGGGAGAGCCAGATGCCCTCGCCCATCCAGGGGGCGGCGTCGGCCTCCATGGCGCGGAGGTAGGCGCGGACGGTCTCGGCGGTGTCGATGATCTCGGCGACCTTCTCCTGTACGTGGGAGTGGACACCGATGCCGATGGCGTCGCAGAGGGCGTGGGCCATGCCGACGGCGAACTCCAGCTTGGCGATGTTCTTGACTGCGACATGCTGCATGTACTGCCGCCACATGATGCCCAGGTCGACAAGGTGGTTGTGGAGCTGCCAGTCACCGTAGCAGAAGACGCGCTCCCAGGGGACGAGGACGTCGTCAAAGACGGCGAGGGCGTCCATCTCGTCGAAGCGGCTGGAGAGGGGCTGGTCGTAGAAGGAGCGGCCCGTGTCGAAGCTCTCGCGGCAGATGAAGCTGAGGCCCCTGGTGGCTACGGGTATGGCGAAGCCCAGGCCGTACATCTCCTCCTCCTGACCGCGCAGGGGCCGGTAGGGCGGGACGAAGATCTCGTCTGAGAAGGGGGCGAGGGTGGCGAGGAGCTTGGCGCCGCGGAGGAGGATGCCCTCCGAGGTGGTGTCGACAACGCCGACGGGGACGTATGGGTCCGGCTGCTGGCCGATGGCAACGCCGCGGTTGACCTGCGGGTGGCCGAAGCAGTGGGTGAGGGAGAGGTCGTTGTCGCGGATGTAGGCGTGGTAGTCGACGAGGTTTTGGGCGAAGCGCTTGTCGGTGCGGCCGTGCAGCTCGGCCATCTGGCGGGTGGCGGTGACCTGGATGTTGACGTAGTCGGGGGTGCGTCCGAGGATGCCGTGGTGGGCGTCGGAGACGATCTCGAGGGCGCGGCGGCGGCGGAGCAGGTCCTCCCGGCTGTTGGGGATGATGTAGGAGAGGCCGACGGGGTCGCCGGTGGTTGGCGACGTGAAGGTCATGTCGTCGTGCAGGGCCGGGTCGTGCTGGAGGTCATAGAGGTCGGCGAGGGTGCGGGCCATGCGCCCGAGCCTGGGGTGGGTGGTGACGTCGTGGATGAGCTCGCCCTCGAGCCAGATCTCGCGAGAGTCCCGGAGGCCGTTGAGGAACTGGCGGCCCGTGCGAATGCCCATGTGCTGCCCCCTACGTACGCTGTGCTGCAGAGATTCTAGCAGGGCGCGGGCGGCGTTGAAACGTTGGGACGGGTTGACCGCCGAGGGTC encodes the following:
- a CDS encoding RQC domain-containing protein — encoded protein: RDRVPIIVATVAFGMGVDKPDVRLVVHTSLPKSVESYYQETGRAGRDGLPSECVLLFSYGDKVRQEFFIKRIEDEGERRNAQEKLDQMVRFAELHTCRRRYLLEYFGERWDVEDCGGCDVCLASQERGEFDATEIAQKALSAVVRTGERYGAAHFTGVLVGSREKRILAAGHDELSVYGIVKDLDRGQLREVLGLLQARGLLALNDGEYPTLRVTEAGREFLQGRARLSLPVLRTERRAAARLFDGESMEYDAELFEALRALRRRLADEQDVPAFVVFGDVSLRHMAASRPVTAEAFARVPGVGQAKLAAYGEAFTDAVRRYVEEHGIAAADEASAPTLFGGPARANGQRRSTRDNTRELLARGLSVEAIAKERGISAKTVLGHIESLDRAGEALEVGHLAPTPERMRRIEEAFGVCGSAFLRPVWEYLGSEFGYDEIRVARVCLRQAGRLEG
- a CDS encoding M20/M25/M40 family metallo-hydrolase; this encodes MLDKDRLVTTFCDIVQIDSPSGEEEEMAQDLTRRLTDLGFTIARDAHGNLLASEEGSDPLMLSAHMDTVEPGRGIKPRVVGDEVHTDGATILGGDCKAGIAAILEALESVREDGLQRIPVQLVFTRGEEIGLVGAWNLDFSMVQARQAVVFDGNGPVNTVITASPTYVGFDVHVTGRSAHAGVEPEKGLNAIRIAADIIGRLPQGRMDDETTINVGLISGGSVRNAVPEEAFFSGEFRSRNTETLELLRLQVEGALSKAREDYTEAKIVGDLNVQFHTYHLPNDHVMVQRATGVLGDLGLRPDLKPTGGGTDANVFNRHGIPAVVVGMSTNLMHTTREYVDIPDLYDTAKFCQALLLKR
- a CDS encoding DNA methyltransferase, which gives rise to MAEEQVRYAPGRVRDGILQVMSHTSKALTIKEIQDRFCQVVGPTNESSIRSYLRLNTPDTFVREDRGIYSLRSEPDFGLQRELGFQEDSEPSFIYSSATLHHADCFDWLTQQENNSFHAVVTDPPYGLHEYSHEQQAKLREGRGGVWRIPPSFDGHTRSPLPRFTTLTVEQLNAIRGFFFVWGRLLLPKLVPGAHVIVASNPLVSYLVSNALADAGMERRGEIVRLTMTMRGGDRPKAAQDEFPDVSVMPRSMWEPWLVYRKPLEGRVQDNLRKWRTGGFRRPDKDRPFGDVVVSAPTRKSERLLAPHPSLKPQAFLRMLVRSVLPLGEGVILDPFAGAGSTLAAAESVGYASVGIEKDSHYFCMAMESIPKLVRYCPRTR
- a CDS encoding 4-hydroxyphenylacetate 3-monooxygenase, oxygenase component, which codes for MGIRTGRQFLNGLRDSREIWLEGELIHDVTTHPRLGRMARTLADLYDLQHDPALHDDMTFTSPTTGDPVGLSYIIPNSREDLLRRRRALEIVSDAHHGILGRTPDYVNIQVTATRQMAELHGRTDKRFAQNLVDYHAYIRDNDLSLTHCFGHPQVNRGVAIGQQPDPYVPVGVVDTTSEGILLRGAKLLATLAPFSDEIFVPPYRPLRGQEEEMYGLGFAIPVATRGLSFICRESFDTGRSFYDQPLSSRFDEMDALAVFDDVLVPWERVFCYGDWQLHNHLVDLGIMWRQYMQHVAVKNIAKLEFAVGMAHALCDAIGIGVHSHVQEKVAEIIDTAETVRAYLRAMEADAAPWMGEGIWLSPEPCHAMRHWAPDAYQRVTDILQQLAAAGLMLTPTEDDFGGAMRPLIDKYFQGAQSGAYDRVRLFRLIWDFIGTQFGSRQILYERYFNGDVVRLRQGRYHSYDYSRADASLQRFWEETDRRVAEDRAGETAR